From a region of the Corythoichthys intestinalis isolate RoL2023-P3 chromosome 7, ASM3026506v1, whole genome shotgun sequence genome:
- the LOC130919247 gene encoding general transcription factor II-I repeat domain-containing protein 2A-like — protein sequence MSLSKRRKVDKECRIFKEKWTTSYLFTEMHGKPLCLVCLQQVSVLKEYNIRRHYETHHSEKYDGLQGQLRRDKINELLAGLRKQQSTFIKSREVSEAAVKASYLIASEIALASKPYSDGDFVKRCMMKAAELVCPEKRQAFANISLTRNTIAERILELSADLDSQLKQRAKSFIAFSVAIDESTDITDVAQLAIFIRGVDETLTVTEEFLELVPMMDTTTAEDIFGSVVAALDRVGVDWSRAVSLATDGAPSMVGKKASVATKFKDKVQALNGGDRFWTFHCILHQEALCCKSLKMDHVMEVVVRTVNFIRSRGLNHRQFDKLLSDSNITHSLPYHTEVRWLSRGAVLRHFFDLREEIGQFMEKKGKPVLELQSQEWLRDLAFLVDITEHLNNLNKMLQGRKKIVTQFSDNIHAFKLKLTLWEMQLANGIPAHFPRLREVCVTRPDADMKRYKDKIAGLLQEFEKRFQVFGELETEFSVFRSPFTVKASDLPVEIQLEIIDLQCDADLKGKFASVGLDRFYQYLLPGYPKLTTLAAKILCMFGTTYLCEQIFSVMNLNKTKMRSRLTNKHLNDILKVTASQDMTPGVDALVQAKRCQVSGTNTSPD from the coding sequence ATGTCGTTATCCAAACGGAGAAAAGTAGATAAGGAGTGTagaattttcaaagaaaaatggacCACGTCCTATTTATTTACAGAGATGCACGGAAAACCTTTGTGCTTGGTGTGTTTGCAACAAGTTTCGGTATTGAAGGAATATAATATTCGACGCCACTACGAGACTCATCACAGCGAAAAATATGACGGCTTGCAAGGACAACTGAGAAGAGATAAGATTAACGAATTGCTGGCGGGTCTGAGGAAACAGCAGTCAACTTTCATCAAGAGCCGAGAAGTCAGTGAAGCAGCGGTAAAAGCCAGCTACCTAATTGCTAGCGAAATAGCATTAGCATCGAAGCCGTATTCCGACGGTGACTTTGTTAAACGATGCATGATGAAGGCGGCTGAACTTGTATGTCCCGAGAAGCGACAAGCTTTTGCCAATATTAGCCTGACGAGGAATACTATAGCAGAGAGGATTTTGGAACTATCGGCAGATTTAGACAGTCAATTGAAACAGAGAGCCAAGTCATTTATTGCATTTTCCGTGGCAATTGACGAGAGCACTGACATCACAGACGTGGCCCAACTGGCCATATTTATTCGAGGAGTTGATGAGACATTGACTGTTACTGAAGAGTTTCTTGAGTTGGTGCCAATGATGGACACCACAACAGCCGAGGACATTTTCGGCTCTGTCGTTGCTGCATTGGACAGAGTTGGAGTGGACTGGTCCCGCGCTGTCAGCCTGGCTACAGACGGCGCACCATCCATGGTCGGAAAGAAAGCAAGTGTCGCGACAAAGTTCAAAGACAAAGTACAAGCCCTTAATGGAGGAGATCGTTTCTGGACATTTCACTGTATTTTGCACCAGGAGGCATTGTGTTGCAAGTCGCTGAAAATGGACCACGTCATGGAGGTGGTTGTTCGCACTGTAAATTTCATCCGGTCCAGAGGTCTGAACCATCGTCAGTTTGACAAACTTCTCAGCGACAGCAACATTACCCACAGCCTGCCATACCACACTGAAGTGAGATGGTTAAGCCGAGGCGCTGTGCTGAGGCATTTCTTTGATCTACGAGAGGAAATCGGACAGTTCATGGAGAAAAAAGGAAAACCGGTGTTGGAATTACAATCTCAGGAATGGCTACGGGACCTTGCATTCTTGGTTGATATTACTGAACACTTGAACAATCTGAACAAAATGTTGCAAGGCCGCAAAAAAATTGTCACACAGTTTTCGGACAACATACATGCATTTAAGTTGAAGCTGACTTTGTGGGAGATGCAACTGGCAAATGGCATCCCTGCTCATTTCCCCCGTCTGAGAGAAGTGTGTGTGACCAGACCTGATGCGGACATGAAACGGTAcaaagacaaaattgcaggACTACTGCAGGAGTTTGAGAAACGTTTTCAGGTATTTGGTGAACTTGAGacagaattttcagtttttCGCTCACCTTTCACAGTTAAAGCTTCTGATCTGCCGGTCGAAATTCAGCTAGAGATAATTGATTTGCAATGTGATGCAGATTTGAAGGGCAAATTTGCCTCTGTAGGTCTGGACAGATTTTATCAGTATCTACTACCAGGGTACCCCAAATTAACAACCCTGGCTGCTAAAATTTTGTGCATGTTTGGGACAACCTACCTTTGTGAACAAATTTTCTCAGTGATGaatctcaataaaacaaaaatgcgtTCAAGGCTCACAAACAAGCACTTAAATGACATTCTGAAAGTGACAGCTAGTCAGGACATGACACCTGGTGTTGATGCACTTGTACAGGCCAAAAGATGCCAAGTTTCAGGAACAAATACAAGTCCAGACTAG
- the LOC130919232 gene encoding uncharacterized protein LOC130919232 isoform X1 has product MDSTKKVTKKLAGAAAHTAGWCTNVGNEHGQILVSVLTAEEGHGLRPMAAGLVRRYREAGVAPPAILYVDRDCCTPHEQGQSLVRATFAEWDELQVHLDIWHFMRRFAAAVITEAHQLYGIFMARLSRCIFELDPEDVTALRLAKQGELQARGAGPVSEKALDKLISRKELTLHCRKRTRGVEQTTRRIKSLIDEMDSEKGRDTLGVPLLDHERIQQVWIEQQRLYSGPRGLPSLHEDRATEEGWCRALLLSLCSWLHLIGVLPPPFEPLHPWDQCQ; this is encoded by the exons ATGGACTCCACCAAAaag GTTACCAAAAAACTGGCTGGAGCAGCTGCTCACACTGCTGGCTGGTGCACCAACGTGGGCAATGAACATGGCCAGATTCTGGTGTCAGTGCTCACGGCTGAAGAAGGGCACGGACTGCGGCCCATGGCAGCGGGTCTGGTGAGGAGGTACAGGGAGGCGGGAGTGGCACCACCCGCTATCCTGTATGTGGACAGAGACTGCTGCACTCCACATGAACAGGGACAGTCGCTGGTCAGGGCCACGTTTGCTGAGTGGGATGAGCTCCAAGTGCATCTGGACATCTGGCACTTCATGAGGCGGTTTGCTGCAGCCGTCATCACGGAAGCCCATCAGCTCTACGGCATCTTCATGGCTCGACTCTCCAGGTGCATCTTTGAGCTGGACCCAGAAGATGTCACTGCTCTTCGGCTGGCCAAACAGGGGGAGCTGCAGGCCAGAGGAGCAGGTCCAGTCTCAGAAAAGGCCCTGGACAAGCTGATAAGCAGGAAGGAGTTGACACTGCACTGCCGCAAGAGGACCAGAGGCGTGGAGCAGACTACCAGGAGGATTAAATCACTTATTGATGAGATGGACAGCGAGAAGGGGAGGGACACTCTGGGTGTACCACTGCTGGACCACGAGCGTATCCAACAGGTCTGGATAGAACAGCAGAGGCTGTATTCAGGACCCAGAGGACTTCCCTCTTTACATGAAGACAGGGCCACTGAAGAAGGGTGGTGTAGAGCTCTGCTGCTATCGCTGTGCTCGTGGCTCCACCTCATTGGAGTCCTTCCACCTCCATTTGAACCGCTTCATCCCTG GGACCAGTGCCAGTGA
- the LOC130919232 gene encoding uncharacterized protein LOC130919232 isoform X2 yields MDRLSRKVLKKSLDECFQRPGAYTGELLGMEYLYSQTGKSLTDMENPEDEDRLVEQMDDEEVQDECFLEEELIDLTVPVLYDTIETVPQPSTSSQGLPPPKSPAQLRVPFPLQRPLQHPDEPPLHCPVVPCAAFDPATSAGSSAADQTLAPILGPDGVPG; encoded by the exons ATGGACCGGCTCAGCCGCAAGGTCCTGAAGAAGTCCTTGGACGAGTGCTTCCAGCGTCCAGGGGCTTACACAG GGGAGCTTCTAGGCATGGAGTACCTGTACAGTCAGACTGGTAAATCCCTTACTGACATGGAAAACCCGGAGGATGAGGATCGACTGGTGGAGCAGATGGACGATGAGGAGGTGCAGGACGAATGTTTTCTGGAGGAGGAACTTATCGACTTGACGGTGCCTGTCCTCTATGACACCATCGAGACTGTCCCACAGCCATCCACATCCAGTCAAGGGCTGCCTCCACCGAAGTCCCCTGCCCAGCTTCGTGTACCCTTCCCCCTGCAGCGTCCTCTTCAGCACCCTGACGAGCCTCCTCTGCACTGCCCTGTTGTGCCATGTGCTGCCTTTGATCCTGCCACATCAGCTGGGTCCAGTGCTGCAGACCAGACTCTT GCTCCAATTCTTGGACCTGATGGCGTACCTGGCTGA